Proteins found in one Micromonospora sp. WMMD1082 genomic segment:
- a CDS encoding glycosyl hydrolase family 18 protein has product MRRRPVPSVLLVTAALVAAVAAVPAAASFAATPTAAGIPAAAPVAALAAPCTAPAWAEGSTYSAGSQVTYAGRTYRALVTHTAHVGAGWNPAATPSLWSDLGPCDGAPTPSPSPTPPPTTAPPTTPPPTTAPPTTPPPTTTPPSGPDTCALKPRPAGKVLQGYWENWDGAANGVHPGMGWIPITDPRIPAHGYNVINTAFPVIRSDGTVLWEDGMDATVRVPTPAEMCRAKAAGLTILMSIGGATAGIDLSSSTVADRFVATIVPILKRYNFDGIDIDIETGLTGNGNINQLSTSQANLIRIIDGVLAQMPAGFGLTMAPETAYVTGGSVVYGSIWGSYLPIIKRYADNGRLWWLNMQYYNGSMYGCSGDSYPAGTVQGFVAQTNCLNAGLVIQGTTIRVPYDRQVPGLPAQVGAGGGYLAPAAVAQAWNTYGGGLKGLMTWSLNWDGSRGWTFGDNVRALQGR; this is encoded by the coding sequence ATGCGACGTCGACCCGTGCCATCCGTCCTGCTGGTCACCGCTGCCCTGGTCGCCGCCGTCGCGGCCGTACCGGCCGCCGCCAGTTTCGCCGCCACCCCCACCGCGGCCGGCATCCCGGCCGCCGCCCCCGTCGCCGCTCTCGCGGCCCCGTGCACCGCCCCGGCCTGGGCCGAGGGCAGCACCTATAGCGCCGGCAGCCAGGTGACCTACGCCGGCCGGACCTACCGGGCCCTGGTCACCCACACGGCGCACGTCGGCGCCGGGTGGAACCCGGCCGCCACCCCGTCGCTCTGGAGCGACCTCGGCCCCTGCGACGGCGCACCGACCCCGTCGCCCAGCCCGACCCCACCACCCACCACTGCACCGCCCACCACTCCCCCGCCCACCACTGCGCCACCCACGACTCCGCCACCCACCACGACTCCCCCGTCCGGCCCGGACACCTGCGCGCTCAAACCGAGGCCGGCCGGCAAGGTCCTCCAGGGGTACTGGGAGAACTGGGACGGCGCGGCCAACGGCGTGCACCCGGGGATGGGCTGGATCCCGATCACCGACCCGCGTATCCCCGCCCACGGCTACAACGTGATCAACACGGCGTTCCCGGTGATCCGCTCCGACGGCACGGTGCTCTGGGAGGACGGCATGGACGCCACCGTCAGGGTGCCGACCCCGGCCGAGATGTGCCGCGCCAAGGCAGCCGGGCTGACCATCCTGATGTCCATCGGCGGGGCGACCGCCGGCATCGACCTCAGCTCGTCGACCGTCGCCGACCGCTTCGTCGCCACCATCGTGCCGATCCTCAAGCGGTACAACTTCGACGGCATCGACATCGACATCGAGACCGGGCTCACCGGCAACGGCAACATCAACCAGCTCTCCACCAGCCAGGCCAACCTGATCCGCATCATCGACGGGGTCCTCGCCCAGATGCCGGCCGGCTTCGGCCTCACCATGGCGCCGGAGACCGCGTACGTGACGGGCGGCAGCGTCGTCTACGGCTCGATCTGGGGCTCCTACCTGCCGATCATCAAGCGGTACGCCGACAACGGCCGGCTCTGGTGGCTGAACATGCAGTACTACAACGGCAGCATGTACGGCTGCTCCGGCGACTCCTACCCGGCCGGCACGGTGCAGGGCTTCGTCGCCCAGACCAACTGCCTCAACGCCGGGCTGGTCATCCAGGGCACCACCATCCGCGTCCCGTACGACCGGCAGGTCCCCGGCCTGCCCGCGCAGGTCGGCGCCGGCGGCGGCTACCTGGCGCCGGCGGCCGTGGCGCAGGCGTGGAACACCTACGGAGGCGGCCTCAAGGGACTGATGACCTGGTCGCTGAACTGGGACGGCTCCCGGGGCTGGACCTTCGGCGACAACGTCAGGGCGCTCCAGGGCCGCTGA
- the sigJ gene encoding RNA polymerase sigma factor SigJ, producing the protein MSPDVFTAHRDLLVGVAYRLLGSMTDAEDVVQDAWLRWSGVDQEAVANPQAYLITVTTRLAIDRMRRVRARREAYVGPWLPEPVSTAPDAAEHAELADSVEIALLVVLETLSPLERAVFVLHEAFGLPLRDIAGIIGREPAATRQLARRARDHIEQRRPRFEVDRARRREMTERFLAACGTGDLHALTELLATDVRLVSDGGGRAKAPLRVIHGVDKVARFLNAVSTEAGVRAFLASLGESPTLPLGVAVTDVNGAPAVVVSADGRPVTILSLVVRDGLIDTVYLFANPEKLAAMSHRWRPGASEGA; encoded by the coding sequence ATGTCCCCCGACGTATTCACCGCACACCGCGACCTGCTGGTCGGGGTGGCCTACCGCCTGCTCGGCAGCATGACCGACGCCGAGGACGTGGTGCAGGACGCCTGGCTGCGCTGGTCCGGCGTCGACCAGGAGGCGGTGGCGAATCCCCAGGCGTACCTGATCACGGTCACCACCCGGCTCGCCATCGATCGGATGCGCCGGGTGCGCGCGAGGCGCGAGGCGTACGTCGGTCCCTGGCTGCCCGAACCGGTCAGTACCGCCCCGGACGCCGCCGAACACGCCGAACTCGCCGACTCCGTGGAGATCGCGCTGCTGGTGGTGCTGGAGACGCTCTCCCCACTGGAGCGGGCGGTCTTCGTCCTGCACGAGGCGTTCGGGCTGCCGTTGCGCGACATCGCCGGCATCATCGGCCGCGAACCGGCGGCCACCCGGCAACTCGCCCGCCGCGCCCGCGACCACATCGAGCAGCGGCGACCCCGCTTCGAGGTGGACCGGGCACGCCGCCGGGAGATGACCGAACGGTTCCTGGCCGCCTGCGGCACCGGCGACCTGCACGCGTTGACCGAGCTGCTGGCCACCGACGTGCGGCTGGTCAGCGACGGCGGTGGGCGGGCGAAGGCGCCGCTGCGCGTGATCCACGGCGTCGACAAGGTGGCCCGGTTCCTCAATGCGGTCTCCACCGAGGCGGGGGTACGCGCCTTCCTGGCCTCCCTCGGCGAATCGCCCACGCTGCCGCTGGGCGTCGCGGTCACCGACGTCAACGGCGCCCCGGCCGTGGTGGTGTCGGCCGACGGCCGCCCGGTCACGATCCTCTCCCTGGTCGTCCGGGACGGGCTGATCGACACCGTCTACCTGTTCGCCAATCCGGAGAAGCTGGCCGCGATGTCACACCGTTGGCGGCCGGGCGCGTCCGAAGGGGCATGA